From the Anopheles merus strain MAF chromosome 2L, AmerM5.1, whole genome shotgun sequence genome, the window GCGTGTTCGGGTGAATGCGGCCCTCGAAGTTGCGGTTGCCGGACAGCACGCCGCAGCACACGAGATTGTTCTTCTCGATCGTGTTCGCCACATTGTCGTCCAGCGGGCCCGAGTTACCGATACAGGTCATGCAACCGTACCCGACCACATTGAAGCCGAGCTCTTCCAGCGCGGGAATGACACCCGACTCCTTCAGATAGTACGTCACGACACCGCTGCCTGGGGAAAGGGAAGTTTTGATGTACGGAGCCACCTTCAGACCCGCCTCGACCGCTTTCTTTGCCAGCAGGCCCGCACCGAGCATTACGGACGGGTTGCTCGTGTTGGTGCAGGACGTGATGGCCGCAATGACGACCGAACCGTGCCGCAACGCGTACGTCTTGCCGTCCGTCCAGCTGAAGCTACCCTCGGCACTCATTTCCGCCTCCGGCACGGCGAATCCCTTGAAGCCGACCTTGCTCACCAAACACTGGCGGAAGTCCTGCTGCATCTCGCTGACGGCCACCCGGTCATGGGGGCGCTTCGGCCCAGAAACGGACGTAACGACGCTCGCCAGATCCAGCTCGACGATCTGCGTAAAGACCGGATCCTGCTCGGCATTGCCGAAATCGCGCAGCTGATCCGTCGCCTTCAGGTACGCCTCGATCACGCGCACCTTCTCCTCCGCCCGGTTCGTCTGGCGCAGATAGTCCAGCGCGTTCTTGTCCACCGGGAAATAACCGACCGTGGCACCGTACTCCGGGCACATGTTGCTGATGGTGGCCCGATCCGCAATGGACAGCTCGCTCACGCCCGGGCCAAAGAACTCGACAAACTTCCCCACCACACCGATCTGGCGCAGATGCTTCGTGATGGTCAGCACAAGATCGGTGGACGTGACGAGCGGGTTCAGCTTGCCCACCAGCTTGTAGCCGATCACctccggcagcagcatcgaGATCGCCTGACCGAGCATCACCGCCTCGGCCTCGATGCCACCGACACCCCATCCGACCACACCGAGCCCATTGATCATGGTGGTGTGCGAGTCCGTACCGACGACACTGTCCGGGTACAGCAACCGTGCCGCGCCCTCCTTCGCCGCGTCCTGAAACACGACGCGCGCCAAATACTCCAGATTGACCTGGTGCACGATGCCCGAGCCGGGCGGAATGATGAGCATGTTGTTGAACGCCTTCGCTCCCCACTTCAGAAATGTGAAGCGTTCCTTGTTGCGCTCAAACTCCAGATCCTGATTCTTGGCCAGCGCGTCCTCGCTGCGCGCAAAGTCCACCTGCACCGAGTGGTCGATCACCAGATCGGACGGGCAGATGGGATTGATGCGGTCGGGGTCACCGCCCAGCTTCAGCACGGCGTCACGCATGGCCGCAAAATCGACCACCGCCGGAACGCCGGTAAAGTCCTGCAGGATGACGCGGGCCGGCTTGAACGGGATCTCCAGCTCGTCGTCGGAGGTCGGCGTACCCTTCAGCTGCTTCCATCGCAGGATGCCCCGCACGTCTTTTTCCAGCACCTGGAAGTTGTCGCAGTTCCGGACGGCCGACTCGAGCAGCACGCGCACACTGTACGGTAGTTCGCCTGAATGGAGGGCGCAACAAGCaagaatcaataaaaaaaggaacacatTTGGGGTCAATTCCACTTACGATACTCCGGGAATGAGGCAATGTCGAAATAGTGGAATGTTTCGCCATTGACGTTGATCTCCTTCAGCAAACTCTGGAATGGATTAGCACCTGGGGGGCAGTTGtgaaaaagggagagaaaagGGAATTAGATTAAACTAGGTGATAACGAACCATGCCCCAAAACACTTCCACTTTCATTGACAAGCCTCCAACCCATCGGAAGCAATCAAAGCAACACAACACGATCCACAACGTCATTACGCAACGTCTCCTCGGCCCCTTGCGCCCCAGATCAGACCGATTGTGTGTTCGCTTGAATGACTCTGCCAACTTTGTTTTTTCGCCCTGCGTCTTTTGCTTGTGCTTGTACAGTTCCCTAATTAATCCCCGATCGTGTTATCTGTGATCTGGAGAAGCTTCATGCCCACGGCAATAGGACGGGGggtcgccatcatcatcattggtcACTTGCTACGCTATCACTGCTCCGTCTTTCGCAGTGTCCACTCTTATCGGAGTTTCAGGTCGAGCAGTGGGAAAACACCCCGGAATGTTCTACCGCCGCCGTATGCACTTGACCGCGGGTGTGTGCTTATCGCGCCGATTGGAGGTTCTTTTCTCTGTTTTGTGGCAGAATTTTAGCTTAATTTTCACTGCCCCATCCACTTACCGGCCATTTTTACTGCGGTTGTTTACTGCGCCTTTTGCGAAAGAATCCGGAATTACAGGGGAATTGAAGGAATGTGTGCTTACTGCGCGACACTTGATGACGTTGTACGGAGAACGGAAGGGAGGAGAAACAGTAATGGGCGACTAAATTAGACGGCCAAATGCTTTTCTCACCAGCACGAAGGCACGGCACTTCTGTGTCCGTTTAGAAAGTGACCAGTTTTTGTTGTCCAACGCGATGCGGCGTCAGAACAGCGGGTACGTGTACTGCCGACCGGTTTGACGTTTGACACACGTTGAcgtttgtgtttgaatttgttcGGTGATGAATGCGATGTGTTTATGTGTACAAATCGATAAGAAACCATTTTTAAAGATGAtgaaatgttgaaaataaatttaaaaatatattcaaattgtatttaaagctcaataaatattcaataaaaaatcaaaacttggCGCTGAATGTGCAGCACAGGGTGTCTCGGTATGTCTATCCCAACAGTTTGACATTACGTCAAAGACGCTGcttgttctttttcttcccGTCTTCGGTCGCAGTTGTTCTTGTGATtacaaatgaaaacaatattctGCTGGGTAGGCGTAAATTAAGTGAAAAATTCTTGCGTATGTAGCACCGGAAACTGCGCCACAATGAATCACAAACTGTTGTACAGTATTACGCTAGTGATAATATTCCATGTAGCCACCACACAGGTAGGAATAATCAGCCATTAACAAGCGCCCTGCGTAAACGGGGGGTATGCACAACGTCATCAAAGGGAAGGCAGTGTTCTTAATCTAATTTTTTCtcggttttttcttttcccagAGCCAATCGTACGAAGATAAACGGTGCAAATGCATCTGCCCGAGCTTCAAGACGGCGGACAACACCACGCAGAAGGGAACCGACCGGATGCTCATAATCGATAATGTCCCACCGAACAAGTGCAACTGCGACGGTGTCATCCTGCCCCGGCTGGTGGGCAAAATCAAGGGCAAGGGGCAGGAGATCTGCCCGCGGTGCGATTGCAAGTACGAGAATCGCAACACGACCATCATCAAGGTAGGCTGAGATAGAAGGGACTCGGTGCGGGGatcggaaaaaaaacaaatacgatAGCATCTTCTCGCTCGGGGTTGAACCTCTCCCCTTCTCTCACAGCACAactcgtttgtttgtttggctcTTGCAGGTGGTGGTCATCATTGTGATATGGATCATTTCGCTGCTCGTTATCTACATGCTGTTCCTGATGTGTTTGGATCCACTGCTGAACAAGCGCGTGAAAGCGAACTACCAGGAGCACACGAACGAAGATGTGATTATCGCCAGTGATAGTATTAGCGGGTCGCCGGGGGCCGGTACCACTGCTAGCCTTAACAGTGGGGCGTCGTCGCGCCTGTTTCGCGACACGTATAGAAATAAGTACAGCGGAAGCTTCGTAACAACGACGATTGCGGCCCGTTCGAGCGGTAGCGACGAGGGTAGCGAGAGTGAGGTGGACTTTTTGGCCCCATCGCACCATCGCACCCAAGCGTACGGCGATCGTGAGCGGGTCCGCTTGATAAGTGATTGAGGGGCCTTCTTGTGAAGGCTCGACAGACGCGGACGGCGACGACTGTCGTCGTTGTTACGAAATGTTCCTACCACCAGACAGACACGATGGACACAAGACATTCCCCGACACACCACACAGACATCCGTCTGGACTGCCATTTATTCCACTTTCCGATGCCcggaataaaaacaaagcgtatctgtttcattttatattttcgTACCCGTTTATAATTTCATACCGTTTTTGTGTCACATTTTGGGTTTTACACTAACTCCCATTATTAGAGCTCATACCCCCTCGTCTGCTGTTACTAACACAAACTGTGAAGG encodes:
- the LOC121593530 gene encoding cytoplasmic aconitate hydratase-like, with the translated sequence MAGANPFQSLLKEINVNGETFHYFDIASFPEYRELPYSVRVLLESAVRNCDNFQVLEKDVRGILRWKQLKGTPTSDDELEIPFKPARVILQDFTGVPAVVDFAAMRDAVLKLGGDPDRINPICPSDLVIDHSVQVDFARSEDALAKNQDLEFERNKERFTFLKWGAKAFNNMLIIPPGSGIVHQVNLEYLARVVFQDAAKEGAARLLYPDSVVGTDSHTTMINGLGVVGWGVGGIEAEAVMLGQAISMLLPEVIGYKLVGKLNPLVTSTDLVLTITKHLRQIGVVGKFVEFFGPGVSELSIADRATISNMCPEYGATVGYFPVDKNALDYLRQTNRAEEKVRVIEAYLKATDQLRDFGNAEQDPVFTQIVELDLASVVTSVSGPKRPHDRVAVSEMQQDFRQCLVSKVGFKGFAVPEAEMSAEGSFSWTDGKTYALRHGSVVIAAITSCTNTSNPSVMLGAGLLAKKAVEAGLKVAPYIKTSLSPGSGVVTYYLKESGVIPALEELGFNVVGYGCMTCIGNSGPLDDNVANTIEKNNLVCCGVLSGNRNFEGRIHPNTRANYLASPLLVIAYALAGTVDIDFEKQPLGTRPDGSAVFLRDIWPTRAEIQTVEQKHVIPAMFRDVYEKVELGSDSWQGLNAPTGKLYPWDTQSTYIKRPPFFDGMTRELPKIGNIVNARALLNLGDSVTTDHISPAGSIARNSPAARFLSDRGLTPRDFNSYGSRRGNDDIMARGTFANIRLVNKLVPRPGPRTLHIPSGEEMDVFDCAQRYAGEGTPLIALVGKDYGSGSSRDWAAKGPYLLGIKAVIAESYERIHRSNLVGMGIVPLQYLAGQNAESLGLTGQELFSIAIPESCKPHERIPVSTDCGKQFEVIVRFDTEVDLEYFRNGGILNYMIRKMID
- the LOC121593947 gene encoding uncharacterized protein CG1161, translating into MNHKLLYSITLVIIFHVATTQSQSYEDKRCKCICPSFKTADNTTQKGTDRMLIIDNVPPNKCNCDGVILPRLVGKIKGKGQEICPRCDCKYENRNTTIIKVVVIIVIWIISLLVIYMLFLMCLDPLLNKRVKANYQEHTNEDDDTAVTVGNGQDMHVRENNVLNRVGHQQDKWKRQVREQRRNIYDRHTMLN